Proteins encoded by one window of Sphingosinicella sp. BN140058:
- a CDS encoding cupin-like domain-containing protein, translated as MLDSVARVEEYANVDAACFGVIRRGNRPAVLRGLVDSWPLVVHGRRSPQAIVDYLTGFYNGSLVSTVTARPEVRGRLFYEDDARALNFAVSVEKMSSVLKGLLRQIDAPDPIGIAMQGVSAAEHLPGLEADHPMPLVPPGTGARLWIGNRVTVAPHFDVADNIACVVAGRRRFVLFPPEQLPNLYVGPFDLTPAGVPVSMVRFDDPDFDTHPRFRDALAAAQVAELGPGDALYIPYMWWHGVQSLDPLSILVNYWWNADAVSAQHPYGALLHAATLLYRDMPAEQRAIWRTMHDHYVFGVNGDPAAHLRPEHRDRHRPIAPAAVAGLKSALADLIDGAPEQQG; from the coding sequence ATGCTCGACAGCGTGGCACGCGTGGAGGAATATGCGAACGTCGACGCAGCCTGCTTCGGCGTGATCCGGCGCGGCAACCGCCCGGCAGTCCTTCGTGGCCTGGTCGATTCATGGCCGCTCGTCGTCCACGGACGCCGGTCGCCGCAAGCGATCGTCGACTATCTCACCGGCTTCTACAATGGCAGCCTGGTCAGCACCGTCACGGCGCGGCCGGAGGTTCGCGGTCGCTTGTTCTACGAAGACGATGCGCGGGCGCTGAATTTCGCCGTCTCCGTCGAGAAGATGTCGAGCGTGCTCAAGGGATTGCTGCGCCAGATCGACGCGCCCGACCCGATCGGCATTGCCATGCAAGGGGTTTCGGCCGCCGAGCATCTTCCCGGGCTGGAGGCGGACCATCCGATGCCGCTGGTGCCGCCCGGCACCGGCGCACGGCTGTGGATCGGCAATCGGGTGACGGTGGCGCCGCATTTCGACGTCGCCGACAACATCGCCTGCGTGGTGGCAGGCCGCCGCCGCTTCGTCCTGTTTCCGCCGGAACAGCTCCCGAACCTCTATGTCGGTCCATTCGATCTGACGCCGGCCGGAGTCCCGGTCAGCATGGTGCGGTTCGACGATCCCGATTTCGACACGCATCCCCGCTTCCGCGATGCGCTCGCCGCTGCGCAAGTGGCGGAGCTGGGCCCCGGGGACGCCCTCTACATACCCTATATGTGGTGGCACGGCGTCCAGTCGCTCGATCCGCTCAGCATCCTCGTCAATTACTGGTGGAATGCCGATGCGGTGTCCGCCCAGCATCCCTACGGCGCGCTGCTCCACGCCGCCACTCTGCTGTATCGCGACATGCCGGCCGAGCAGCGGGCGATCTGGCGCACCATGCACGATCATTATGTGTTCGGGGTCAACGGCGATCCCGCCGCCCATCTTCGGCCGGAGCATCGGGACCGTCATCGCCCGATCGCGCCCGCCGCAGTCGCAGGCTTGAAGTCGGCGCTCGCCGATCTGATCGACGGCGCTCCGGAGCAGCAGGGCTGA
- a CDS encoding cytochrome P450, translated as MSADFDPLASETFDSPHDDYRRLRATCPVAHAEAWGGFWALTKHADVAAAAGDSDTYITSQQNVVPKVAFTGRRPPLHLDPPEHTPYRRAISPLLTPKKVERLRPVVRAICADLLAPMLAKGGGDICTEFSSRMPVLVFGRWMNLPPDQVESLGEVGRRFNVAVQSADMEATKESSLLLYDMARALVAERKARPLDPNDDVTSSLLAARADGEPLPEEMIVGMIRQVLVVGIIAPTVMIGSICVHLSRDRALQDRLRAEPALIPAAIEEFLRLYTPYRGFARTAVRDVTLRGRTIPAGEPIALVYASANRDEEVFEDSESFRLDRDNIRDSLAFGRGTHHCPGAALARLELAVALEEILGRTKGFAVNGEIVPTRMPEIGALKVPLAFE; from the coding sequence ATGAGCGCCGATTTCGATCCCCTTGCGTCCGAGACCTTCGACAGCCCGCACGACGATTATCGCCGGTTGCGGGCAACCTGCCCCGTCGCCCATGCCGAGGCATGGGGCGGTTTCTGGGCGTTGACCAAGCATGCGGACGTCGCGGCGGCGGCGGGCGACAGCGACACCTACATCACGTCTCAGCAGAATGTGGTGCCCAAGGTCGCGTTCACCGGCCGTCGGCCGCCGCTTCACCTCGATCCGCCCGAGCACACGCCCTATCGCCGCGCGATCTCGCCTTTGCTGACGCCGAAGAAGGTCGAGCGGCTGCGACCGGTCGTGCGTGCGATCTGCGCCGATCTGCTCGCGCCGATGCTGGCCAAAGGCGGCGGCGACATCTGTACGGAATTCTCCTCGCGCATGCCGGTGCTGGTGTTCGGCCGCTGGATGAACCTGCCGCCTGATCAGGTCGAGAGTCTCGGCGAGGTCGGTCGCCGGTTCAACGTCGCAGTCCAGTCCGCCGACATGGAGGCGACCAAGGAATCCTCGCTGCTGCTCTACGACATGGCCCGCGCGCTGGTCGCGGAGCGCAAGGCGCGGCCGCTCGATCCGAATGATGACGTCACCTCGTCGCTGCTCGCGGCGCGGGCCGACGGCGAGCCACTGCCCGAGGAGATGATCGTCGGCATGATCCGACAGGTGCTGGTCGTCGGGATCATCGCGCCGACGGTGATGATCGGATCGATCTGCGTCCATCTCTCCCGCGATCGGGCGCTGCAGGACCGGCTCCGTGCCGAGCCGGCGCTGATCCCGGCGGCGATCGAGGAGTTCCTGCGCCTCTACACGCCCTATCGCGGCTTCGCACGCACCGCGGTACGCGACGTGACGCTGCGGGGACGCACGATCCCGGCCGGCGAACCGATTGCTCTGGTCTATGCCTCGGCGAACAGGGACGAGGAGGTGTTCGAGGATTCCGAAAGCTTTCGCCTCGACCGCGACAACATCCGAGACTCGCTCGCCTTCGGCCGCGGCACCCACCATTGCCCCGGCGCCGCCCTCGCCCGCCTGGAACTCGCCGTCGCGCTGGAGGAGATCCTGGGACGGACCAAGGGCTTCGCGGTAAACGGCGAGATCGTGCCCACGCGCATGCCGGAGATCGGCGCACTCAAGGTGCCGCTGGCATTCGAATAG
- a CDS encoding CapA family protein, whose protein sequence is MAVRASGCDRCCRPVIGDLDILGVGDIGARRADLGSIFRGCRETLRGGLTFGQLETTVSDRGAKVPNAKLAMRAPLGLAPVLRDAGFDVMSFAGNHCLDWGYDAFDDTLAHMAAADITLCGAGRDLASALEPVILERNGVRVAFIAASAILPEGYAAEADRPGCAPLRAHTLYEQIEHDQPGTPARIRTAPHGGDLQALIDMVRTARAAAEIVIVSLHWGIHMVKGELADYQRRAGHALIDAGADGIFGHHPHIMKGIELHRGRPIFYSLGNFAIEQPHVWDPAIVRSASFRHLVSLNSSWSPDNAYMLPEETRITGVARLVVREGRLAEVRFLPAWIEDDSAPVMLAAADPRFERVRAYLEEVTASEGLSTRFHADGDELVIRA, encoded by the coding sequence GTGGCTGTTCGAGCATCCGGCTGCGACCGCTGCTGCCGCCCGGTGATCGGCGATCTCGATATCCTGGGGGTCGGCGATATCGGCGCCAGACGCGCGGATCTGGGTTCGATCTTCAGGGGATGCCGGGAGACGCTGCGCGGCGGCCTCACCTTCGGCCAGCTCGAGACCACGGTGTCGGACCGCGGCGCGAAGGTGCCGAACGCGAAGCTCGCGATGCGCGCGCCGCTCGGGCTGGCACCGGTGCTTCGGGACGCCGGCTTCGACGTCATGTCCTTCGCCGGCAATCATTGCCTCGACTGGGGCTATGACGCGTTCGACGACACGCTCGCACATATGGCGGCCGCCGACATCACCTTGTGCGGTGCCGGCCGGGATCTCGCGTCGGCGCTGGAGCCGGTCATTCTCGAACGGAACGGTGTGCGCGTCGCCTTCATCGCCGCCAGCGCCATCCTGCCCGAGGGCTATGCGGCCGAGGCGGACCGTCCCGGCTGCGCCCCGCTTCGCGCCCACACGCTCTACGAGCAGATCGAGCACGATCAGCCCGGCACACCCGCTCGCATTCGCACGGCACCGCATGGCGGCGATCTCCAGGCGCTGATCGACATGGTGCGGACGGCGCGGGCCGCTGCGGAGATCGTCATCGTTTCGCTTCACTGGGGCATCCACATGGTGAAGGGCGAACTCGCCGACTATCAGCGGCGCGCCGGCCACGCCCTCATCGACGCCGGTGCCGATGGGATCTTCGGCCACCATCCGCACATCATGAAGGGGATCGAGCTCCATCGCGGGCGGCCGATCTTCTACAGCCTCGGCAATTTCGCGATCGAGCAGCCGCACGTCTGGGATCCGGCGATCGTCCGCTCGGCCTCCTTCCGCCACCTCGTCAGCCTCAACTCGTCCTGGTCGCCGGACAATGCCTACATGCTGCCGGAGGAGACGCGGATCACCGGTGTCGCCAGACTGGTCGTTCGCGAAGGACGGCTCGCGGAGGTACGCTTCCTCCCAGCCTGGATCGAAGACGACAGCGCCCCCGTGATGCTCGCCGCGGCCGATCCCCGCTTTGAGCGGGTGCGCGCCTATCTTGAGGAGGTCACCGCCTCGGAAGGGCTTTCGACCCGCTTCCATGCCGACGGAGACGAACTCGTAATCCGCGCTTAG